One genomic window of Cricetulus griseus strain 17A/GY chromosome 3, alternate assembly CriGri-PICRH-1.0, whole genome shotgun sequence includes the following:
- the LOC113834963 gene encoding translation initiation factor IF-2-like — MSSDAGPVSFALLLPEWRSEARARRPSQRPQPLPTSPPTPPPSPAHRLPIPPPSRPRALSPALRPGGGCAGGPRPEPAPHRAHPPEDAGCNLDLGREGPRSQAPPGYLLFFICFLLPERRRKAQRKGKGRTEAARAAAPVPSGCAGARREARYFSLQIGSLQGLAATRKCILALRAIEGAGQGRHSPAQPHATREARGSRGRCGDSTRPSLPPPPLPRGARHVGRRELQRAWPRSPGWPRLGRAPPRPRSRPALYSAPRLQLPPGPCAGHRCRPRPARSGAGRPQGALAFPDPRSGRPCRLRVRAETVLCAGTCRGVFAMRSQVFLHIFLKKMSFYCLYVAGAILKALPWVGSPA; from the exons ATGTCCTCGGATGCCGGCCCGGTGTCCTTCGCCCTCCTCCTCCCGGAGTGGCGCAGTGAGGCGCGGGCACGGCGCCCCAGCCAGCGGCCGCAG CCTCTTCCtacttccccacccaccccacccccttcccccgCCCACCGGCTCCCGATCCCCCCCCCATCCCGGCCGCGCGCCCTCTCGCCAGCCCTGAGGCCAGGCGGGGGCTGCGCTGGGGGTCCCCGGCCCGAGCCCGCGCCGCACCGCGCTCACCCCCCAGAGGATGCTGGCTGCAACTTGGATCTGGGGAGGGAAGGTCCTAGAAGCCAAGCGCCTCCCGGCTATTTGctcttctttatttgttttctcctcccggaaaggaggaggaaagcgcagagaaaaggaaagggaaggacgGAAGCGGCGCGGGCCGCTGCTCCGGTGCCCTCCGGCTGCGCAGGAGCGAGGCGGGAGGCGAG ATACTTCTCACTACAAATCGGCTCTCTCCAGGGATTAGCGGCTACGCGAAAGTGCATACTGGCGCTGCGGGCAATCGAGGGGGCCGGGCAAGGCAGGCACTCCCCAGCCCAGCCCCATGCCACCCGGGAGGCGCGGGGGTCCCGAGGCCGGTGCGGTGATTCCACCCGCCCTAGCCTTCCTCCTCCGCCCCTTCCACGTGGGGCCCGCCACGTGGGGAGACGCGAGCTCCAGCGGGCCTGGCCGCGGTCCCCCGGGTGGCCCCGGCTCGGTAGGGCCCCACCACGCCCGCGCAGCAGACCTGCCCTCTACTCGGCCCCGAGGCTCCAACTTCCTCCTGGGCCCTGCGCAGGCCACCGGTGCCGTCCCAGGCCCGCGAGGTCAGGCGCGGGCCGGCCACAGGGGGCACTTGCGTTCCCCGATCCCAGATCCGGGAGACCGTGCCGGCTGCGGGTGCGCGCGGAGACTGTTCTGTGTGCTGGAACTTGCCGCGGTGTGTTCGCTATGAGAAGCCAAgtgtttttacatatttttttaaaaaaaatgtctttctacTGTCTGTATGTCGCTGGGGCTATTTTGAAAGCCTTGCCTTGGGTCGGATCCCCAGCATGA